Within Deltaproteobacteria bacterium RIFCSPHIGHO2_02_FULL_44_16, the genomic segment TCTGGTTTGCACATGAACTATAAACATAAGGAGGATCTATGGCACTGCTTGATGTTGAATTAAATGCAAGGACAACTGTTGGAGTAACAACGCAGTATCCAGGAAACACATTTGAACAGAGTTTGACAGGAGGAGCAGAGTTGAAATTAGGCCTTCCCGACAGTCCTTTCTATGTCTCTCTTGGCGGGGAGCTTGGTGTTATGAATTATAGTCAGGACGACTTTGATAGCCAATTCATGATTGGAAGAGCGGAAATGAGTTTAATGTGGAAAAAATCAGAAAATTTTCATTTCGGCATTCTTGCTGCCACAACTCATCGTTTGGGCAGTACAGGTTTTAAGAATGAACCGCCTATGACGCTCTTTGCGGGAGCTGGTTTCGAGACTTCATCTGAATCGTTTCTCTTTCGAGCAAACGCAGGTTACGTCCATATGCGAAAACTCGAGAATCCGATGTTACTTCCAGATGGCCAAAAGTTTTCTTCTGACTTTAATGCAGGAGCATTTGGATTGCATATCACGGTCGGAATACCGATTCTCTAGCTTCACAGCTACTCGTTATCATTCTGAGCATCAGGAATGATTGTGTAAACAGGCCCTAAATCACTAAGAATATTGATTTTTCTCTCAAGAGTAGTACAAAACATTGCCTCATGAAAATAAACATAACCTTTTTTTGCGCGTTCATATTTATTGTTTTATCCTTAAGTTTCTCGTGTGCAGTTCCATTTGATGAAGAAGTATATCATTTCGACTCCATCTCTCTCCCCCCTTCTCATGAAGACACTTTATTGGGAAATGTCGTAACACCTCCAGAAACAGGACTTATAGAAGAGCCGCTCTGCAAGACTCTCGCCATTTCAGGACGATATTATCGTGACCTCACAGGTCAATCAGCACAACTGATCGATAATCATCTTTATCTTATAAGTAGCGCATCAAAACGAAGCTCTGCTGCTATTATTGAATTGAACAGTGACCTCGAAGAAATCTGGCGCGGCGATCTTGACACTCCAGCCAAAATTGCGGGCCACGCCACCTCGCTTGCGTACAAAAAAGGATTCCCCGCGCTTCTGGGAATCAACCAAAAGTTTCTGGTCATTAACTGGGACCTTTTTCGACAGGATGGAAACCTCAGTCGTGCCATCATGCGTGATATTGCAGATCCTCTGGCAGAGAATTTTAGCCGCGGCGAATATGTCACGCTCTATGGTAAAACCTATCTCGCCACCAGCGACTATGTGGGTAACATAAGACTTTATGATGCTGAGAAACTGCGCACAGCAGCTTCTACAATCGAAGAAGGTGTTTTATTTAAAACCATCGCAATGCCTCCTTTTGTGCAATCACTTGTGTGGCAAAATGATAAACTTTTGCTCGTTCGAAATATCGAGAATGTACTCGGCATGCAATTGACCTCTTTGAACCTCGATACAGGTGAAATAGAACAGAATATCTGCTTTACAGGACGCGGCGAACTCGAAGGTTATCGACAACTTCCAGATGGACGAGAAATTTTCCTCACCGGCGAATACGGCGAGGCTGGTGGACTTATGTACGTGACTGAGGTTCCTTAAAAGCTCTCATTTCATTCTTGAGAATCTTTCCGAGAGAAGAACGAGGGAGTTCCTTCATTTGATTGACCACACGAATGCGTTCAAAGGGAAGGACAGTTGCATTGAAGCGGACATAGAGCTCACTCACCTGATCTGCTCGCGCTTGCGCCACAAAAAGATGAATGACTGATCCGAGACGTTCGTTGGAAACAGGGATCAGAACAGCATCTCCTGAAAAACCGATTTCAATGGCGAGATCGTGAAGCAAATGATCAAGACGCGTGAGATCAACACTCTCTCCTCCAATTTTGATCATGTCATCCACACGACCGTGAAAGAGAAGATGATCTCCGAAAAGAGAACCGCGATCATCAGAAGTAAACCAACCGTTTCTTTTGAGATCAGAAAAAATCGCGCCCTCTTCGTGCTCACAGAGATGACCCGTGAAAAGAGAGTTCCCACAAAATTCAAGAAGTCCTTGTGAACTTACCCGTACCTTCATGTGATCCAAAATCTTCAAAGATGGATTCTCATAACCATCGAGCGTCTCGAGGGAAGCAGTGGCCACTTGCGAACAACATTCTGTCAGACCGTAACTTGGCAAAAGATTCCAACCGAGCTTTCGTGCTTGAAGATAAAGTTTTGGGGAGAGTGGTCCACCTCCCACAATAACCGCTCGCAACAGAGGGGGAGCTTCGCATCCAATGTGCACAAGATCATGAATTTGCGTGGGAACAAGCGACACAAGGGTCACATGTTGATCAGAAAGTTGTTTCTGAAAAAAATTCACATCCCAAGGGGTCATTTCCACAGAGGAAGCCCCACTCACATAAGCCCTTGCAAGAACTCCGATCCCACCAACATGAAATTTGGGAAGAGCTAAACCCCAACGATCATTGGAGCTAGCATCGAGATGACGATTCACTGCTTCAGCAGAACAGAGAAGCGCCTCTTTTGAAAGTGCAACGAGTTTTAACTTTCCACTACTCCCTGATGTCGCAAGCCAAACATGACGTTCAAAGGATGGAGCATATTCAAACATTTTTAAAAACCGAACTCGCAAATCATCTGAACAACGTGGATTTAACAAGATATGTGATTCAGGTGAGTCCCACATGATGTGATGAGTGGTTTTCATTTACACTGATCCGAGAAGAAGTCCGACAGAGAGAAAAATTCCAAAAAGGAGATGAAGCAGAGCTCCTTTGGCAAGAAATTGATTATAGGTTCGACTCGGTTCAGTGATAAAAACTCCCTTGGTCACTTTCATTGCAAGTGGCAAAACAAGAAACGGAAGAAGTGCTGCGGCAATATCTCCCCACACAAACCAGAAAAAATTAAGAACAAAAGGAGCAAAACAGAGAAATGCAATTTCCTTTCGTGCAGCCTCAACACCAAAACGAACTGCGAATGAACGCTTCTGTGCTTTTCGATCTCCTTCGACGTCTCTTAAATTATTCACTGCTAACATTACCGTCGAGAGAAGTCCCATCTGCAAACCTGCGAGAAATGTTTCTTTCCCGACTGTCCCTGTTTGGAGATAACTGACTCCGCCGATGATGGTGAGACCAAAAAAGAGAATGACAAAAATTTCTCCAATCCAAAGATAGGAAATGGGAAAGGAACCACCTGTATAAGCATACCCAAGAAACAAACAGATAAAACCGATCAGCAAAATAATCCATCCACTATGGAAGATAAGAGGAAGTCCAAACAGAACTGCAACTGCATAGCTGATGCAAGCTCCGATGAAGACAGCTTTTGGGGAAAGAAGACCGGCTTGTGTCACTCGCAGAGGACCTAAACGTTCATGAGTATCGGTCCCTTTTTTAAAATCGAGAACATCATTAAAAAGATTGGTGCCGATCTGAATTCCGACTCCGACAAAAAGGGCACAGAGAGTGATCCACCACACAAGAGAATGACCACGCGATGCAATGAGGGCAGTAGCAACGATCAGAGGAGCGAATGCTGCGGTAAGTGTTTTTGGTCGAGATGCAAGAATCCAGGCTTGAAACGTACTCACCTTTTCCATGAGTGAGATTCATAGTGGGTCAGATGAGATGCGTCAAGGGTGAGAAAGATTAAAGAGAGATGCAATAGACTTTTGCGGTGATAGTGTAGGAATGCGATGCGTTATCATCATTATTGGCATGCGTTCCACAGCTCCAACCGGCTGATGTTGAAGTACTCTCCCATGTGACGGGATTTGATTCCGTCACGTTCAGATTAAATTCACGATCCCAGCTTGTAACACTGAAAGAACATCCGCCACTGATGGCAATATCATTCGAATCATCGCAAGAAGCTGTTTGTGATGCATCAGCCATAGAATTG encodes:
- a CDS encoding 1,4-dihydroxy-2-naphthoate octaprenyltransferase, which produces MEKVSTFQAWILASRPKTLTAAFAPLIVATALIASRGHSLVWWITLCALFVGVGIQIGTNLFNDVLDFKKGTDTHERLGPLRVTQAGLLSPKAVFIGACISYAVAVLFGLPLIFHSGWIILLIGFICLFLGYAYTGGSFPISYLWIGEIFVILFFGLTIIGGVSYLQTGTVGKETFLAGLQMGLLSTVMLAVNNLRDVEGDRKAQKRSFAVRFGVEAARKEIAFLCFAPFVLNFFWFVWGDIAAALLPFLVLPLAMKVTKGVFITEPSRTYNQFLAKGALLHLLFGIFLSVGLLLGSV